The genomic stretch TTCTGCTTGCATGGATCATTATCGTTGTCTCTTTTGGTGTGATGTATCATGTTTTTAGCGGTGAACAAGGGTATCTTTTTTCGGTCCACGGCGCCACAAAAGTAACAAGCGTTTTTGACGCTGTTTATTTCAGTTTTGTTACTGCCACCACCACGGGTTTTGGAGATATTGTTCCGGTTGCCTCTTTTAAAATCATTGCCATTGCTGAAGTGATCTTTGGGCTCTTGCTCCTTGCAGTTGTTACCTCAAAACTCGTTTCTCTCAAACAGGATGTTATTTTAAGCGAGCTCTATGAGTTTTCCTTTAGTGAAAAAATTACCCGGCTGCGTTCTTCATTACTCCTGTTTCGTCAAAGTCTTGACCGAATGATGAGTAAGATTGAGGATGGAGTGATGAGGAGCAGAGATACCAATGACATTACCGTTAATCTTGCTTTGCTTGAGAGCACATTAAGCGAAACCGCAAGATTATTGGGAAAAAGAAAACAACATCAATTTGTCAAAAAGCTTGATGCGGTAAACACCGAGCTTATCTTTAACAGCATCCTGAGCTCCTTTGAGAAATGGTATGAGCTCATGGTCTTGCTTGATCAAAAAACCCTCAGTTGGAGAACAGAACAACAGGTCTCACAGTTGTATCATTGTTTGGATATAGCGAACGATCTCTTTAATCAACTCGATACATCTGCGGGAATCAACGAGGATCTTCGTGAGGACCTTATCAACAGAAAAAACATCTTAACCAGCATTATCAAGCAGAAGATTACTGAAAACTAAGCAATTTTAAGTATGAGTTTATTCAGAACGTGTTAACCTTAATTCTGGGAAAATTGTTTTCTGAGATCCACAAATTTGAGCATCTAGAAGTAGTGACAGAATAGCAATATTTAAATAACAACATACAATACTAAGGCAATGAATCTATACAAACGTATGGAATGGCAGTCATTGAAAAAAATTGAGAGAGCACAACTCCTACTCGTCATTGAAGGACTAAAGAGAGGTGCTATTATTGAGGGGAATTGGACATATTTTATGGATATTCTTGCCCAAACAGGTCTCAGTTACGTGCTAGATACCAGCGAGTATAGTTTGTATCCAGTCGTTAAGGTAACACAGCCAGAAACTTTGGAAGAATTCAATAGGGGGTGTTTGACTCTTTCTGCAAAGACAACCGTGGCTGAATATAATCGAATTTTAGGATGGCTGCTGAATTATCCTGAATGTTGTACTCAAGAATTTGTGAAAGAAAAAACTCATGAACAAAAAGAGGCTAAAAGAAAAGGGCAGTGTCATTTGAGTTATAAATTCGGTCAAGAGCTTGACGCCAAGATTAAAGCTGAAGGAAATTATCCAGATATTTTTGATTATCGACCAGCAACCTTTACACCGTGCGGAATAGAATGTCCTGAAGCGACAAAAGTTTTAACTTCATGGAAAGAAGCAATTGATGCTCTTGATCCTGAAGCTGGCAGAGAATTAGTTTATTATAATAGACTTAGTCTTCCTCAACGATTAGCACACAAAGAGTATTTACACCAAGAAAGACAGCGAAGAGGTTTGGAGTGTCGATTACAATTACTAAGAGAAAGTGTCCTTTAAACTAATCCCTGGGCTTTTCTCTCTGCTTCTTTTGCTTTTCTTCGATAGCTTGCATAGGAATCGTCAGGACTGTATTTCATGGGTTTTGGATTCTTTGTTTCCTCACCACATGCACAACGTTCTCTCAAAGAATACGTTCCGCATTGAAAACACTTTCGAATAACATTAACCATCTTAATCAGCACGAACAAATTCGCCGAATCCACCCTCTTTTTTGAGATAGCCTAATGAAGCATCAACTGCTTTTTTGAGCATTGTTTCTGCAGCTTTATAATCTGCTGCAATGATCATCATTTCATAAGCACCGGCACCAAGATAACGAAGCGTGATGTGTTTGGGATTAACTGCTTCTGCTTTGAGAAGCACCTCTTGTACGGTACTTACTCCATTTGCTGCGTACGAGCCGATCTTGAACACACCTTTGATGGTAACTTGCGGGAGCTTTATACGCTGTTGAATTAAGGTCAAAAGATCATGTGATATATCTTTACCGAGATCAAGTTTAGTAAGTAAGGATGGAGTATGAAGAACTGCCTCAAAATAAGGATAAAGTCCAAGGTACTCTGCCTTCAGTCCTGTTGTTATCTTCCTATAGAGAGCTGGAAGATCTTGACGATGTTTCTTAGCAACCTGTTCAAGGATCTTTTCTGCAAGCTGTTCTTGTTTGATCTCATTGACCTTTGCTCTGCGTTGAATCTCAGTTACTCGACGCAACGAGAGATCAATATGACCTCGCTCTCGATTAATACGGAGAACTTTGCAGATGATTACTTTGCCTTCTTTGACAAAATCACGGATGTTTCGAATCCTTCCCGGACTTACCTCAGAAATATGGATCATACCTTGAAGTTCATATTCATCGAGGTTGACAAACACGCTATGGTGCTGGACAGAAGTAACCGTACACATGATCAGTTCAGATTCCTCAGGAAAACCAGTTTTACGTAACAGCATTGTTAAGAAATTAATCTAAAATCTCTAAAATTCTTGCTTTAATTTTTGACTTTCCACCAGTTGAATCGACTAATCCCTTGCCACAGACAAGACATGCTACCTTTGTGCTTACCTTTCCAAAGGTGATCTGTTCATTCTTGCATTTAGGACAACGAACTTTGATGAACTTTGAGACGGGTTCTTTTACTGTTGCCATAGTGATCACGTGTTTTTTCTTTCTGATATACTTCTCATGTACTTATTAAATCAGTTCTACCCTTTTTGCTCGTAGACCCATACGCTGGACATGAATTTTTTTACAAACAGCGCATTGATAACGAAGATCAGTCTTTTTCGTAACTTTTTTTCCTGTACGCTTGAATTTCGTGACTGCGGGTTTAGAATATCTTCCTAGATTTCCAAATCCACGAGCTTTTCCTCTTTTTCGTGCACGAAATTTTGAACCATAGGTTAAGGAACTTGCTGCTCTTTTTTTGTTCTGAAATACCTTGTGTTCAGTATGTTTCTTACAATAAGGACATAATCGTTGTATTGTTTTTGGAATCTTCATTGTAGAGTACTCTTTTTGTGGTGCATATCTCCACAAAGGAACAGATGAGGGGTTATTCACTTATATTTAAAGGTTTGGCTTATTTTCCTCTGGTTCTAGCTCCTTTTCTTCTGGCTCATATTTTCCCTTCTCTCCTTCTTCGTGTATCTCTTCTGCACGTCCTTTCTTCACTAAAAGGTCTGCTATCCTCGTTGGAAGATTGGCAATGTCTTCCTGCAAGAATGGTCCAAAAATTTCTAACTCAGGACCGACAAATTGAGGAACGCCATGTAAAAAGCGTACCATTTTTGTTGAGGATGGTACCGGCAAGGCTTCTTGTCTCTCAGCGTCTTTTTTTTCAGGAAAAAATGTTTGATGGAGCGAAGGAAATGAAGGAAAAATGCTTGCTTCTGGCATTTGAACCCCTTGAAGGAGGGGGAGTAGCATCTGGTAGCGCGATGCTTTAAGCAGAGCAATTAACTGATCACAAAGTCTTTTTTCTTGAGGTAATAGCGCTGCCATTTCCTGGGGAACATAATCAATTCGGGAAGCATCAATCGCAAGCTGGACAATTTTTTTCTCTCGACGATCATAAAGGTCTTTTAAAATC from Candidatus Woesearchaeota archaeon encodes the following:
- a CDS encoding translation initiation factor IF-2 subunit alpha, which encodes MLLRKTGFPEESELIMCTVTSVQHHSVFVNLDEYELQGMIHISEVSPGRIRNIRDFVKEGKVIICKVLRINRERGHIDLSLRRVTEIQRRAKVNEIKQEQLAEKILEQVAKKHRQDLPALYRKITTGLKAEYLGLYPYFEAVLHTPSLLTKLDLGKDISHDLLTLIQQRIKLPQVTIKGVFKIGSYAANGVSTVQEVLLKAEAVNPKHITLRYLGAGAYEMMIIAADYKAAETMLKKAVDASLGYLKKEGGFGEFVRAD
- a CDS encoding ribosome biogenesis protein: MVNVIRKCFQCGTYSLRERCACGEETKNPKPMKYSPDDSYASYRRKAKEAERKAQGLV
- a CDS encoding 50S ribosomal protein L44e; this translates as MKIPKTIQRLCPYCKKHTEHKVFQNKKRAASSLTYGSKFRARKRGKARGFGNLGRYSKPAVTKFKRTGKKVTKKTDLRYQCAVCKKIHVQRMGLRAKRVELI
- a CDS encoding DUF483 domain-containing protein, giving the protein MNLYKRMEWQSLKKIERAQLLLVIEGLKRGAIIEGNWTYFMDILAQTGLSYVLDTSEYSLYPVVKVTQPETLEEFNRGCLTLSAKTTVAEYNRILGWLLNYPECCTQEFVKEKTHEQKEAKRKGQCHLSYKFGQELDAKIKAEGNYPDIFDYRPATFTPCGIECPEATKVLTSWKEAIDALDPEAGRELVYYNRLSLPQRLAHKEYLHQERQRRGLECRLQLLRESVL
- a CDS encoding 30S ribosomal protein S27e — its product is MATVKEPVSKFIKVRCPKCKNEQITFGKVSTKVACLVCGKGLVDSTGGKSKIKARILEILD
- a CDS encoding DNA replication complex GINS family protein; this translates as MEQQHKEIEVRITYETLFELSRREKNRLELQKLESNFSEDVANYIAQKKSISSTVDPNNPFSQEEARKTEGQLENIKQILKDLYDRREKKIVQLAIDASRIDYVPQEMAALLPQEKRLCDQLIALLKASRYQMLLPLLQGVQMPEASIFPSFPSLHQTFFPEKKDAERQEALPVPSSTKMVRFLHGVPQFVGPELEIFGPFLQEDIANLPTRIADLLVKKGRAEEIHEEGEKGKYEPEEKELEPEENKPNL